The sequence below is a genomic window from Bacillota bacterium.
CGGCAAACTGATGTCGCTCGCGGACGAGCAGATGCCCCGCTATTTTGAACTGGTGACGCCCGTTTCGCTGGAGGAACTGCGGGCCCTGAAAGCAGGCCTCGAGGCCGGGTCGGTTCATCCCCGGGACGCAAAAATGCGCCTGGCGCGCACCGTGGTGGCAGTCTATCACGGCAAAGAAGCGGCCGACGCAGCGGGCACGGAGTTCCGAAAAGTATTTCAGCAACGGGAGCTGCCCACCGATATTCCCGCCTTCTCCGTGCCGCCCGAGGTGCTCACCGGCGGCCGGATTTGGCTGCCCAAGCTGCTGGTGCTGGCCGGGTTGTCCTCGAGCACGAGCGAGGCGCGCCGGCTGATCGGGCAGGGCGCCGTCAAGATCAACGAAACGAAAGTCGCGAACGCCGACACCGAGATTGAACCGGTCAGTGATTGGATCATCCAGGTCGGAAGACGCAAGTTCGTGCGGCTGATGTTGAATCGGGAAACGTAACTTGGGCGGGCGGGGCACATTTTCGGCTCCTCTTGGGCATATGCTGACTATAGTGCAGGTCGAAGGGGGAGAGGGAAGTGTTCCGAAAGCGCAGGAACTGCCCGGTTCGCTGCCTGCTCCTGGCGGCCGTCGTGGTTCTCACGGTGCTTGCCTTCGAGCGGACCCTTTTCCCAACCATCCTGGACATTGCCAAGGCGCGGGCGGTGCAGACGGCGGTTAACACCGTGAACGGTGCCGTCCGCGAATACCTGGGCCGGAGCGGGATCGACTATCAGGACCTTGTCCGGCTGCACCTGGATAACAACGGGCGCATCGTGATGATGCAGGCCAATACGCTTAAAATCACGGAACTGGCCGCCGAGTTCGCGCTGGCCTCGGAGAGCGCGATGGTCGGGCTCGAACGCCAAAGTTTCACGATCCCGGCCGGCCAGGTGCTCGGCAGCCAACTCCTGGCGACTTATGGGCCGGGCATACCGGTGCGCATCATCCCGGTTGGTGCTGTAAGAGTAAACATGGTGGACCGGTTTGAGGCGGCGGGGATTAACCAGACGCGCCACCGCATTTACCTGGACCTGGATACGTACGTCCGGATCGCGGTGCCGTGGCAACAAACCGAAG
It includes:
- the yunB gene encoding sporulation protein YunB, with translation MFRKRRNCPVRCLLLAAVVVLTVLAFERTLFPTILDIAKARAVQTAVNTVNGAVREYLGRSGIDYQDLVRLHLDNNGRIVMMQANTLKITELAAEFALASESAMVGLERQSFTIPAGQVLGSQLLATYGPGIPVRIIPVGAVRVNMVDRFEAAGINQTRHRIYLDLDTYVRIAVPWQQTEVQIATRVPLVENIIVGEVPDTFVALDGGLLGAGLFKMAESAGR